A section of the Spirosoma pollinicola genome encodes:
- a CDS encoding polysaccharide biosynthesis/export family protein, translating into MDRFVPTVQPGDVLTVRVSSLSPEATTFFNPPSATMPIDRMMTPTMTALPELTGYLVNPDGTLELPLIGKIAIGGLTTAQASDRIREKLKDYLKEPTVNIRNQNFRVSVMGEVARPSLFTIPNERITMLEALSLAGDITIYGRRENVLLIREVNGQRTFTRIDLTNRDLFRSQNYYLRPNDVIYVEPGRARVATADRTYQLLPIAISALSFLAIIFSRFK; encoded by the coding sequence ATGGATCGGTTTGTTCCGACAGTGCAACCGGGCGATGTTCTGACTGTGCGGGTAAGTAGCTTAAGCCCGGAAGCGACTACGTTCTTCAACCCCCCATCGGCTACCATGCCAATTGATCGGATGATGACGCCGACCATGACAGCACTGCCAGAATTAACGGGGTATCTGGTCAATCCAGACGGTACGCTTGAATTGCCCCTGATTGGTAAAATAGCCATTGGCGGATTAACTACCGCGCAGGCTTCTGACCGCATCCGCGAAAAACTCAAGGACTACCTCAAAGAGCCGACCGTCAATATCCGGAACCAGAATTTCAGGGTTTCGGTCATGGGCGAAGTTGCTCGTCCATCGCTCTTCACGATTCCCAATGAACGGATTACGATGTTGGAAGCGCTGAGTCTGGCTGGCGATATCACGATCTATGGTCGACGCGAAAATGTCCTGCTCATTCGGGAAGTGAACGGCCAGCGGACTTTTACCCGCATTGACCTTACCAATCGTGACCTGTTTCGTTCTCAAAACTATTACCTGCGCCCTAATGATGTGATCTACGTTGAGCCCGGCCGCGCCCGCGTAGCCACTGCCGACAGAACCTACCAGTTATTACCTATTGCTATAAGTGCACTTTCTTTTTTAGCTATCATATTTAGTCGCTTTAAATAA